The DNA region GGGAGTTGGTTGTAAGCCAGGGGTCGAACACCAGCGGTGACCGTTCAAGATATGCGTCCTCACTTAGCTGCCTCTGATCACTCACGAGTTCGCTCCGCATCTTAGCGACGGCCCCTAGGCCGTTCGGCAGGCCGCAGGTTCGGACCCTTTGACTTCGGGAATGCCGGTGGTGGGCCGGGCGGCCGAGGACCCGCCATCGCGATCTTCAGGGCCACCACGGGCTCCACGTGATACTCGTCCACCCACTCGCACTGCTCCTCGATCATCCGCCCGAGGTACCGCAAGGCCAGCCCGGATGATCGGGGGTAGCGGTGATAGCCGCAGTCCGTGTGGTATCCCGAAGCTAACCGGTGGGCGGCCTTTGCGACCTGGACCCGCCGATACTCGCCAGGCTCCCCGCCGGGCCCGATCGGGTCCTCCGCCACCGCGGCGGCGACCGCGAGGAAAACAGTGAGAAGCTGCTCGGGGGGCACCTCGGCCCGCCGGAGCCGCGCAAGGGCTGCTCGGGCCTTGTCGCGAGGCGGCATGATCAGCACGTCCACCACCCTCTCGACCGGACCCGCTCTTTGCATGAGACTGTCGAGGGCGCTCATGGTCAGCTTGATCCACTTATCCTCAGGGTGCTCCCGCAGATACTTCTCGGCAGCCCGCCTATATGGGCGCAGCTCGGCAGCCCGGTAGGTGTTCTTCCAGTAGCTGCCGTGGCGGTTTTTGAACTGGACGTGATATCGGCAATGGAATTGCGATAGCCCGCGGCCCTCTCCTGCCTGTGGAGGCCTGCCGCAGCCGGGAATGCAGCAGTGCGGCATGGCGGCGCGGCCCTGGGCTTCTGCCTTTGATCGGACCCGGGCAGCGGCCCGCTTGTGCTCGGTGAGGCTCACCATTTGTCCTTCGCCTCAGCCTGCTTACGGAGGAAGTCGGGGTCCTCCTTGGGGCCCCAAGGGTTTTCGTCCGGGTCGCCTGGTGCCGGCTCCGAGATGCCGCGTCGGCTCCGGCTGGCCATAGTCCGAAGGTTTGCGAGGACTACCGCATCCTCGCTGCCCCTTACGGGCACGGCGGCCTCCACCTTGATCTGCTGAGATTCAATAACCTCCCATAAGCTGCGGGCCTCATCCCTGTACGCCTCTGGCTTGCGCTTAAACCCGTCGCGAGCAGCCTCCGCCAGCCGACCGTGCGAGAACAATTCGGCTGAGGCAGACAGGGGCACTAGAAAGCGAATGGTGCTGCCGGCTTGTGTCCTCGCGGCGAAGTCGACGAAGAACAGGAGGTAAGCGAGGTAGAGCGTACAGCCGCCGTCTCGTCGGTACTCGATCAGCCTGCGGTGTCCGAATGCGCCCCCCTCTCGTGCCTGCGATGCGATGAAGACGCTTGGCGAGAAGGCGATGCGCTTTTCGCTCCCGGCGACATACACCGTGATTGCTGCTGGCATGCGAGGCTCCAAGCTGGAACAGGGCGGCACAGCTTCGTGCTCGCTCCTAAACAGTGCGACCGCACTGGCGCTCTTACAATCCCCTAAAATTGCCGAATTGGCATTTAACGGCGAGAAAGTTCGTCAAATCTTGGCAATCAGTGGCCAGTTTTCTTTGCGGAATGACCTATGAGAGGGCTATAAGGACTAAAAATGCTAAATTTGGTGGGCTATAGGCTGTGCTGCGCGTCTAGCCCTCGCCAGTCTCCCAGGCGTCCAGCGCCTTCTCGGCCTTCGCCGGGTCCTCTTTGATCCGTAGAACCGTCTGCCTGCTCAGCCCCGTTGTCCGTGCGATATCGGAGGTGCCCGCCGTCCCTGCCTGTATAAGGGCCCTGACAGCCGCCAGCGTCTCCCGGGTGTACGTCGGCTTGCGACCCAGATATCGCCCCTCCTGCTCCTTCGCGTGCTCGATGCCGGCCCGCTGCGCCTCCCTGGTCGCCTCGGCCTGTGCTTGGGACAGAGCCGCCATGAAGCCGATGAGGGCGTCTCGCACGGCCTGTTGCATCGGGTCCTTCGTCGCCCCGTCGAACACCATGTTGTGGATTACGGTGCGGATTACGACGCCCCGCCGCATGAACTCCCGGATCGCGTCGCAAACGTCCTGATAGTTGCGGCCCAAGCGATCCACCCAGCGAACCACGAGGGTGTCCCCGGCGCGAAGCTTGTCATAGAGCCGCTTCCCCTCGGGCCGCTCGATCAGGCGGGTTGCCACCCCGGAGATTCCGTGATCGGCGATGATCTCATCGATAGCGAACCCGGCCGCCTCCGCCTGGGAACGCTGGTGGTCAATCGTCTGGCCGGCGGTCGAGACGCGGGCGTACAAGATAGTTGCCATGAAGCCGGCGGCTCCCTGTCCGTTAGGGTGAGGCGCCCCATTATAGACAGGTCCTCTCCCCCCGGTAGATCGCTCAGGGGCAGCCCTTGTGGGCGACGTGGGCATGGCGATTGATCCTTTCGGTGTGGTGCCGGTGCTTGACTGAAAGCGCTTCGCCAGCACCCCGGGCCGACCCGCGGGGTGCTGGCCAAAAGCTCTCGATGAGCGGCTCATGTCGCCAAGGCGTCATCCAGCTCCGCGATGGCCGCCGTCTCAGCGCCGCCGGGTGGCCCCTCACTCACCATGACCTCGTCATAGGCGCTCAGGACCAATTCCGCCTCCCGTCCCTCAGGGCAGGCCCCAAGCTCCAACTCCAAGTACCCGGCCTCCTCCCCTTGGAGCAGCGCGGAGAGGACACGGCCGGGGCCGTCATTGCGGGTGATGAGGATGGCTGTGCCGCGGGCAAAGGATTGCACGCTGTAGCGGCCGGACTGGCATATGGTGGTGCACATGAGCGTCAGGCTCCCACCTTGGCGACCACGTCGGGGTGCGTGCGGGCGGCCCGGAGGAACTCTTCGAGCTTCGCCATGTCCTCCCACGAGAGGGCCACAAGGTAAGACCCAAAGTGTATTGTCGTGAGGGTCATGGCGACCCCATCGGGGTAGGCCGCAAATGTCGTGGTGATGAGAGAAACCTCTCTGTCCCGCAAGGTGATGCTGCTATCGGCTATGTAACCCGCGATCATGGCTTGTAGTCCCCTCTAATCGAGCGCCCATTGCGCTCCCCCACAGGCCTCACCCGGAGCGGTGACCGGGTGTGACCATGAGGGAGGGCAGGGGCTAGGAGGCGAACGGTGCTAGCTGTCGAGGCCCTTGTCCTGTGAGAGACCAATGGGCCTCCCGGAGGCTCCGATAGCTGCCAACGCGGGAAGGCCTGGGGTAGCGCTCGTCGTGCTCGAAGGCGACCCACAGCCGGCCCTCGCGCTCGACAGTGAAGACGGACCACCTATAGGAGCCTGCGGAGCCCTCAATGTTTGGCTGAAAGAGGCCGAAGGACTTCGCCATCACTGCGCCCTCCGCAAGACCGGCGCCGCGATGACCGTGAGTGCCAGCCTGTAGAGCTTGGCTAGCTCCGACTTGCCGCCATCCCAGTACCACCTATGGTCCCTCCGGACGGCACTGCGGCACAGGCGGATGTACCTGAGGCAGTCCCTGCGGTGGGCCTCGGACTGGACGCAGAAGCCCTCGGAGAAGCCGTAGAGGCAGGCGCCAGGGTCACCGGGGCGGACATAGGAGGCCCATGAGGCGGCATAGCGCCATGCCTCATGGGGCGTGAAGGTGGTGGAGGAGAGGCGGGACATCACTTGGCCTCCCCATCAGCCACCACGGCATCCGTGGGGACGAACGCATAGCGGTATTTCGGATCGTGGGTGTTGCCCGTGAGATCCATGAGGAGCTTAGTGTTGCTCACGGCCCAGAGGTCGCCTTCGGTGCCGATGCCGCTGGCGCCCTTGACGAGATGAACCAGGGTGCCCTTGGGCAGGACCGCCTGAGACCCCCAGAGGTTCATTGGGAGGTCGCGATTGGTGCGGTGTGCGGCCATCAGCGTGCCTCCCCCTTGTTCGCTTGCGCGTCTGCCTGCGAAGAGGGAGCCGTGCCAGAGACCTTGATGGTGGTCAGCGTGGGGTCCGGGCGGATGTCTTGGGATGGCATGGCGCCGACCAAGAGGGCGACGTGAGCCGCGAGGATGAGCAGGGAGGTGACCATGGTGTCAGGCCCTCCCCAAGCCGGTGCGGAAGGCCGAACGCCACGCCTCAACAGCCGAGATGTAGGCATCGCGGAGGGCGTTTAGCTCGGGCGGGAGCATCTTGGGCAGATAGCGATAGGTGCCGGCTTGGCGGCCATAGGCGGCCGTGAGGGCGGCCTGAAAGCGATCATCGGCCGACTGCATGGCGCAGTAGAGGTCGTACAGGGAGGACATGGTGTCAGTCCTCCCGCACGTAGGTGGTCCAGGCGTCATGCGCCCGGCCGACCAGGAGGATGGCCGCCATGATCACGGCGAGGGCCGTGAGGAAGAGCGCGATGGTGAGGCAGGCTTCGGCTGGGGTCATGGCTCAGTACCCCAAGAATTCGCGGGCCGCCCGGTAGTCGAGGACCGTCACGGTCTCCTCAAACCACCCATCGGCATCGGTATGGCACCAGACCCTGAGGACCACCCCATGGTCATTGGTGCCGACGTAGTTGTCCCGGTGCAGGGCACACCATGCTGCAAGGCGGGCTAGCTGGTAGGGCGTGAGGTAGGTCATGGGGAGGTTCTCGGCACGGCGCCCGTGCATCGCTCCGGGCTTTGGAGCGGACGGGCCGGGTTGCACCGGGCGGGATCGCCAAGTGTCCACAAGGGTGGTGTCCGAAATGTGATGTGTCCGTATGTACGATGTCAACCCTAACGGACAGGCGGAGCGATCACATTATGGTGACCGATGTGGTATACCCTATCGGACAATGGTGCCGGGTATGGTGTCCACGGCGAGGCGCTCCGATTCGGCGAGCCATCGCTTCAGCCCGCACATCGCGTGTTACAGGGCGGTGCAGTAGCGCCGGGGCCTACCGATTGGCGCGAGGCCCGGCGGCCAGGGCGCCCCCCATGCCTTCCGCACTGGCGAGACAGGCCGGCAGGGGCCACGGGGGGAAGTGCCCCGCCGTTGCCATGTGATGGGGGCTCGCATAGGTGACCCCTAGGTAGTCGGGGAGCCCGCCCACGGACCTAAGGAACTGGCGCCTGCCGCCCCCGAGGACACCTCACGATGTCATCAGGTCGCCACGGGGTTCCGACCCGAGGTGCCCCGCCGGCCTCGCCCGGCCCCAGCCGAAAATCCGGCCACCCCCACGGGGGGAAAGTCCCGCGCCGCTCCCACATGATGGGGTCTCATATAAGTGACCCCTGCTTAGTCGGGCGCTGAGGGCGGCCCATCGATAGGGAATACGGCGCTAAGGGCTGTCGTTGGCATCCCACGATACTGAGGGTTCTCCGAGAAGACTTTCCTTGCGAACGAAAAATCCGCAGACTGTGAGTAAATGGCCGCTGACGACCATGAACATTGCAGATAATTGAGGTTTTCGACATAGGGAGCAATCGCACGAATACCAATCCCCCGGACAAGAGAGACATACAAGCCGCGATGCTTGATGATGTAATCCGCCATCCAACCGTCGTCTCGCGGCCCTGTTGATTTCATTATCTCTTCATATGTCGAAATTATAAGCGCACTGGTTGCCGGGCATGGCATGTATAAAGCTGCCTTGGGCGACAGCGGGAGAAACGCTTCTACCCCAGGCACGTCAAAGCCGAGGTTACTGCCATCAGAAGGTTGCCTTGTGCGTTGAAGAACCACTGGGTTATCGCCTAGGTAGAAAACGTCGTCACCTTCAATTGTCATGACGACCCAATGCCGCCTCTCAATCATATCGGCAAGTAGCGCTGAACTCCGCCACATTTGTTCCATGAGTTGCGCAAACTGCTCGGGCGAAGGGTTATTGACCATTCCCCTTTGAAAAGCGTCCGTCCGAAAACTTTGAGTGGCAATGAGACGAGCGACAGAAATCCTCTGTTGCTTGGTCAGACCAGCGACGGAGCGCGTCCGTATGATTTCTCTGATCACCGGAGCGGCCTTGGTTTCGATCTTCTCAAACCGATCCTCGAAGGAAACGCTCACGCCATTGATGACATGGTCGTAAATCGCCGGACCAGCCGCCGCGTACTTCGGCGGAGGCTTTGTGATTTGGTCCGACAGCACGTCCAGTCGGAAAACCCGTCCGTCCTTATCGGCGAAATTCTTGACCAGGAACTTCGATACCCAGTGTTGATTTTCGGGGGACATCGGGACAAGGGGCGAGGATTGGGAACACAGAAGTTGGCTCACTATTACACTAACACCAACTCCCCCGGCACCTCGCCGGCTCTCCCCAAGATAACCGCATCCTCGAAGTCCCCCAACGCCGGGTCCCCACTTCGAGAAAACACCAGGACCCCCGCCTTGCCTGCCGCGAGCCGCCGCATGAGGCTCAACGCCCCGTGCTCGCTGCGGGCCTCTATGGGGTCCTGAGGTACAAGCTCGCCGTCCTCGTCTCGGACGAAGGGTTGGACCACATAGTAGGTGATCGCCCT from Labrys wisconsinensis includes:
- a CDS encoding DUF4238 domain-containing protein codes for the protein MSPENQHWVSKFLVKNFADKDGRVFRLDVLSDQITKPPPKYAAAGPAIYDHVINGVSVSFEDRFEKIETKAAPVIREIIRTRSVAGLTKQQRISVARLIATQSFRTDAFQRGMVNNPSPEQFAQLMEQMWRSSALLADMIERRHWVVMTIEGDDVFYLGDNPVVLQRTRQPSDGSNLGFDVPGVEAFLPLSPKAALYMPCPATSALIISTYEEIMKSTGPRDDGWMADYIIKHRGLYVSLVRGIGIRAIAPYVENLNYLQCSWSSAAIYSQSADFSFARKVFSENPQYRGMPTTALSAVFPIDGPPSAPD
- a CDS encoding recombinase family protein gives rise to the protein MATILYARVSTAGQTIDHQRSQAEAAGFAIDEIIADHGISGVATRLIERPEGKRLYDKLRAGDTLVVRWVDRLGRNYQDVCDAIREFMRRGVVIRTVIHNMVFDGATKDPMQQAVRDALIGFMAALSQAQAEATREAQRAGIEHAKEQEGRYLGRKPTYTRETLAAVRALIQAGTAGTSDIARTTGLSRQTVLRIKEDPAKAEKALDAWETGEG